Below is a window of Fibrobacter sp. UWR2 DNA.
CCTTCGAATACACCGCTCAGGATCTTCACCTTGTCCTTTTCGTCGCGGGCCGTGGTCGTCTTGTTCTGGCCGGGGCGCCTTCTATCCAGCATAACCTGGACATCGTCTTCGGTGAGGGGTATGCCTGCGGGGCAACCGTCCAGGACGGCGCCGACGGCCGGTCCGTGGGATTCTCCCCAGGTCGTTACGGAAAATATTTTGCCAAATGTGCTAGACATGCTACAAAATATAGATAAAGAACCTAAAAAGCCGGAAAAAGCATGACTATATGCCAAAAGTTTATTATCTTTTACATAGGTTTTAGGAGATCCCTAGTGTCTAAGTTTGGAAACATCGTTCTGTTGCTGGTTCTTGCGCTTTCTATGGAAGTGCTTGCTCAGCGCAATAACGAATTGGAGTTCGCGGGGATTCCCTTTGGCGCTTCCCGCGAAACGGTCATTGAAGAAGTCATGAAGATGGGTTACGAACCCTACGGACAGATGGGCAAGGGCGAACGCGTCGTGCTCCCTATGTTCAGGTTCGGAGAACTGCCGGTGCAGGTTTCGTTCATTTTTAACGCCAATGACAAGTTCTATGCCTTCGAGATCCGTACCGGCAAGGTGGAGGATTCCCGCAAGTTCAAGGCCATCGAGGCTGCCGAGTACATGTCGGAGCAGTTCACGCTCAAGTACGGCAAGCCTTCCCAGGACCCCACGGTCAACGAGATGAATCTGGTTGAGGGCCGCAACAATTACCAGGAATGGTACGGAGTCAAGCTCCTGAACGCCTTTACCGCGGTCATCAAGAAGGGCGGCAAGTATTTCGTGCTCGGCTACGTGGAACACCGTACGCTCATGAAAGAGGCTGCCGGCCAGAAAAAGGGCAAGGAAAAGGCTGCGACTCAACCGGTATTCTAGGTCGGACCTCGCACCTAAGTCTAAGATACTTAACAAGTTAATGAAAGGCAAAGCCCCCGGTTATAACCGAGGGCTTGTTTCGTATAAACTAACATGCACGTTGCCCTGACCTGCTGGGTTAAGGTCTGTAGGGCTGAGGTGCCGACTAGCTCTTGAACTTGTCGAGGGCGTTGTTCGGGCCGATGAGGAAGAGTACGTCGTCTTCCTGGAGCACGATGTCGGCGAGGTTACCGATCTTGGGGGTCGGTTCCTGCGGGTCGCGGATGGCGATGACCTGCACTCCGTACTTGTGGGTGATGTTCAGGTCCTTAAGCGTCTTACCGATGAATTCTTCGGGGCACACGACCTCCACGATGCTGAAGCCTTCCATGAACGGCAGGAAGTCGAGCATGTTCGGGCGGTTCAGGCGTTCGGCAAGCGCGATGGCGCTGTCGCGTTCCGGGTGGAAAATGTCCGAGACGCCGAGTTTCTCGAGGATGCTCGAGTGGGCGGCGCTACTGGACTTCGCGATGATGTGCTTGACGCCGAGTTCCTTGAGGTTCAGCACGGTGAGGAGACTTGCTTCCAGGTTTTCGCCAATGCAGACGATAACGGAATCCGCCTTCTGGAGCGGGATGCTCGCGAGCTGCTTTTTGCGGGTGGAGTCGGCGACCATGGCCTGCGATACGGTGCTGGAAATGTCCTGCACCTTCTCGGGATGGTTGTCCACTACGAGCACGTCGTGCCCGAGGCTCGTCAGGTGACGGGCGAGGAAGATAGCGGAGTTGCCGAGACCGATAATGATGTATTGCTTTGATGCCATGTTTTATAATGTAGTAATTAGCCTACCATTATGTCTTCTTCGGCGAACCAGGTGGTGTTCTTGACTTGGCCTGCGACTGCCGAAATGAGGAACAACGGCCCCATACGGCCGATAAACATCACGCAGCAGATGACGATCTTGCCGATGGTGGAAAGTTCGCCCGTGAGTCCCATGGAGAGTCCGCAGGTACTATAGGCGCTGATGACCTCGAATAGGACCTTGAGGAAGGGAGTTCCGTTCTCGTTGAACCCGACTCCTGCAGGAATCTCGGTAATGAGGAGCGTCATGGTGGCGAGGGCGATCACGACGATGGCGACCACGAAGATTCGCACGGCCTTATCCACCGTAGTTTCGGGAATGGTACGGCCCATGACCTGGGTCTTTTCGCGGCCAAGCAGGCGGTTGAACCCGAGTAGCCCGATGACTGCCGCCGTGGTGACCTTGATGCCGCCGCCACAGCTTCCGGGGTTCGCGCCGATG
It encodes the following:
- a CDS encoding TrkA family potassium uptake protein; its protein translation is MASKQYIIIGLGNSAIFLARHLTSLGHDVLVVDNHPEKVQDISSTVSQAMVADSTRKKQLASIPLQKADSVIVCIGENLEASLLTVLNLKELGVKHIIAKSSSAAHSSILEKLGVSDIFHPERDSAIALAERLNRPNMLDFLPFMEGFSIVEVVCPEEFIGKTLKDLNITHKYGVQVIAIRDPQEPTPKIGNLADIVLQEDDVLFLIGPNNALDKFKS